A window from Athalia rosae chromosome 5, iyAthRosa1.1, whole genome shotgun sequence encodes these proteins:
- the LOC105682883 gene encoding transient receptor potential cation channel protein painless isoform X1 encodes MGIIIMDIADQVMELHVFQYEGPGPHKLLMEYLRNRHFAAFKSLAVKGLKKNPPNIDIDRVYPYPLDKTVLDIACSNGLVEFVELILNLGANPNKENVVHQRSPLHFAAEAGHAAILNILLSQPTIKPNLEIARQTALHLAVMNKNVECVQVLLEHNANPNIANSKGLTPTHMAAITSQEVVINLIFQRSKCPADIDSFKDFTRRTTRQVLEQTFPHMSLPPVLDRKTDVGDLKYFLDCNDEESYLTYAEDVAMTPEQIADMIKLAAKHDLAKVIKFLIRLENEENRILLAEAADIAAERGHCKVLEELFDGGAERSGRLLIKACQELGSHAVRGSDRVACVRLILLKPVDVRWVDENGNTALHYAARAESSEIISLLLKAGSYIGHQNHLGIPPIANISPETMSRYLDDCLQTNKEYADDYEDYAIEFNYQCLVPHGLVTNQDREHLLEKGPINYNRISMEMQPLSYIANSNLHQHLLKHPILSSFLYLKWQRISPILYANFIFYVIFYFLLNAYILCMTWNSDDDPPSGETDLLNNKSSNGNINATNFSVASLQHYSTLWTFTTIALVILILREMLQLISSPWDYFPSPENWLELLLILLGISLLGGAGPKVGAVAILLSAWELVILIGQHPRMSTAIEMFKTVTLNFMHFLFLYAFLILAFAFAFYALFKDDEGSNFPDPGHALFKTIIMLTGEFDADEIPFRAQPILSHIVFILFVFLIAIVLFNLLNGLAVSDTADILGKAELVGLISRTKLIAYAESVVVGSPMIKSRLCYFSGKNLQRSQMNPLRFLSTKILFFPDFIPEAKVRVKPLRCNTVIPLGKTEPKNKCWKLKLDPDIVAQAKEIVSSRGRISDYEKIIHSFNQRFEKLEVLLNRINLAVRENNCNNNYDVLGN; translated from the exons ATGGGTATA attatCATGGATATAGCGGACCAGGTCATGGAGCTTCACGTTTTCCAATATGAGGGCCCAGGCCCTCATAAATTACTCATGGAATACCTGCGAAACAGACATTTTGCAGCATTTAAAAGTCTAGCTGTGAAAGGCTTGAAGAAGAACCCACCAAATATAGACATAGATCGTGTATATCCTTATCCTCTAGATAAAACAGTATTGGATATTGCTTGTTCCAATGGACTTGTTGAATTTGTCGAGCTGATTTTGAATCTTGGTGCAAATCCAAATAAGGAAAATGTTGTTCATCAACGATCACCTCTCCATTTTGCTGCTGAAGCTGGCCATGCTGCTATCCTAAATATATTACTCAGCCAGCCCACTATCAAACCAAATCTAGAAATTGCGCGGCAAACTGCCTTGCACCTTGCAGTCATGAACAAGAATGTAGAATGTGTTCAAGTCTTGTTAGAACACAATGCTAATCCAAACATTGCCAACAGTAAGGGACTGACACCGACGCACATGGCTGCAATAACATCTCAAGAAGTTGTGATAAATCTCATATTTCAGAGATCAAAGTGCCCCGCTGATATAGATAGCTTCAAGGACTTTACAAGAAGAACAACACGCCAGGTTTTAGAGCAAACCTTTCCACATATGTCACTTCCACCGGTACTGGATAGGAAAACGGATGTCGGtgatttaaaatattttttagattGTAACGACGAAGAGAGTTATTTGACCTATGCAGAAGATGTAGCAATGACTCCTGAACAAATTGCAGACATGATAAAATTAGCAGCAAAACATGATTTGGCTAAAGTCATCAAGTTTTTAATTCGGcttgaaaatgaagagaatcgGATACTTCTAGCAGAGGCCGCTGATATAGCTGCTGAGAGAGGTCACTGCAAAGTCCTTGAGGAGTTATTTGATGGGGGAGCAGAGCGCAGCGGTAGACTTTTAATCAAAGCTTGCCAAGAACTTGGATCCCATGCCGTTCGAGGATCCGATCGCGTGGCATGTGTCAGACTGATCTTATTGAAACCAGTAGATGTTCGTTGGGTTGATG aaaatggAAACACTGCATTGCACTACGCTGCTCGGGCAGAATCTTCTGAAATAATAAGCTTGTTGTTGAAAGCTGGGAGTTACATTGGTCACCAAAACCATCTAGGAATTCCTCCTATAGCAAATATATCACCTGAAACCATGTCTCGATATTTGGACGACTGTCTGCAAACCAACAAGGAATATGCCGATGATTATGAAGATTATGCAATTGAATTCAACTATCAATGCCTCGTTCCACATGGTCTGGTCACAAACCAGGATAGGGAGCATTTACTCGAAAAAGGGCCCATCAATTACAATAGAATCAGCATGGAGATGCAACCTTTGTCATACATAGCCAACAGTAATTTGCATCAACATTTGCTCAAGCATCCGATACTTTCCTCATTTCTTTACCTCAAGTGGCAACGAATCAGCCCAATTTTGTATGCTAACTTTATTTTctacgtaattttttattttctattgaaTGCTTACATATTATGCATGACCTGGAATAGCGATGATGATCCGCCGAGTGGAGAAACGGATTTGCTTAATAACAAAAGTAGTAATGGTAATATCAATGCTACCAATTTTTCAGTAGCGAGTTTGCAACACTACAGTACTTTATGGACCTTTACTACCATTGCCCTAGTAATTCTGATACTCAGAGAAATGCTACAGTTAATTTCATCTCCTTGGGATTATTTTCCCAGTCCTGAAAACTGGTTAGAGCTTTTATTAATTCTTTTAGGAATATCCTTACTTGGTGGAGCTGGACCTAAGGTTGGTGCAGTTGCAATTTTACTTTCTGCCTGGGAACTTGTTATACTAATTGGACAACACCCTCGGATGTCAACCGCAATTGAAATGTTCAAGACAGTAACGCTTAATTTTAtgcattttctatttttgtatGCTTTTCTAATACTTGCATTCGCGTTTGCTTTTTACGCTCTTTTTAAAGATGACGAAGGCAGCAACTTTCCTGATCCCGGGCATGCTCTTTTTAAAACAATCATCATGTTGACCGGTGAATTTGACGCGGATGAAATACCATTCCGAGCCCAGCCTATATTGAGTCACATTGTGTTCatcctctttgtttttttgatagCGATAGTACTTTTTAATCTCTTGAACGGCTTAGCTGTTAGCGACACAGCTGATATATTAGGCAAAGCGGAACTCGTAGGTTTAATTTCTAGGACGAAGCTTATCGCCTACGCCGAGAGTGTAGTCGTTGGTTCACCCATGATCAAGAGTCGATTGTGTTATTTCtctggaaaaaatttacagcGTAGTCAAATGAATCCACTGCGATTTCTTTCGacaaagattttatttttccccgacTTTATTCCAGAGGCTAAAGTCAGAGTTAAACCACTGCGGTGCAATACTGTGATACCTCTTGGGAAAACGGAGCCAAAAAACAAATGTTGGAAACTCAAGCTGGATCCTGATATAGTTGCGCAAGCGAAAGAAATTGTTTCATCCAGGGGACGCATTTCGGATTACgagaaaattatacattcgTTTAATCAGAGGTTCGAAAAACTAGAAGTATTGTTGAATCGTATCAACCTTGCTGTCagagaaaataattgcaacAACAATTACGATGTCTTGGGTAACTGA
- the LOC105682883 gene encoding transient receptor potential cation channel protein painless isoform X2: MDIADQVMELHVFQYEGPGPHKLLMEYLRNRHFAAFKSLAVKGLKKNPPNIDIDRVYPYPLDKTVLDIACSNGLVEFVELILNLGANPNKENVVHQRSPLHFAAEAGHAAILNILLSQPTIKPNLEIARQTALHLAVMNKNVECVQVLLEHNANPNIANSKGLTPTHMAAITSQEVVINLIFQRSKCPADIDSFKDFTRRTTRQVLEQTFPHMSLPPVLDRKTDVGDLKYFLDCNDEESYLTYAEDVAMTPEQIADMIKLAAKHDLAKVIKFLIRLENEENRILLAEAADIAAERGHCKVLEELFDGGAERSGRLLIKACQELGSHAVRGSDRVACVRLILLKPVDVRWVDENGNTALHYAARAESSEIISLLLKAGSYIGHQNHLGIPPIANISPETMSRYLDDCLQTNKEYADDYEDYAIEFNYQCLVPHGLVTNQDREHLLEKGPINYNRISMEMQPLSYIANSNLHQHLLKHPILSSFLYLKWQRISPILYANFIFYVIFYFLLNAYILCMTWNSDDDPPSGETDLLNNKSSNGNINATNFSVASLQHYSTLWTFTTIALVILILREMLQLISSPWDYFPSPENWLELLLILLGISLLGGAGPKVGAVAILLSAWELVILIGQHPRMSTAIEMFKTVTLNFMHFLFLYAFLILAFAFAFYALFKDDEGSNFPDPGHALFKTIIMLTGEFDADEIPFRAQPILSHIVFILFVFLIAIVLFNLLNGLAVSDTADILGKAELVGLISRTKLIAYAESVVVGSPMIKSRLCYFSGKNLQRSQMNPLRFLSTKILFFPDFIPEAKVRVKPLRCNTVIPLGKTEPKNKCWKLKLDPDIVAQAKEIVSSRGRISDYEKIIHSFNQRFEKLEVLLNRINLAVRENNCNNNYDVLGN; this comes from the exons ATGGATATAGCGGACCAGGTCATGGAGCTTCACGTTTTCCAATATGAGGGCCCAGGCCCTCATAAATTACTCATGGAATACCTGCGAAACAGACATTTTGCAGCATTTAAAAGTCTAGCTGTGAAAGGCTTGAAGAAGAACCCACCAAATATAGACATAGATCGTGTATATCCTTATCCTCTAGATAAAACAGTATTGGATATTGCTTGTTCCAATGGACTTGTTGAATTTGTCGAGCTGATTTTGAATCTTGGTGCAAATCCAAATAAGGAAAATGTTGTTCATCAACGATCACCTCTCCATTTTGCTGCTGAAGCTGGCCATGCTGCTATCCTAAATATATTACTCAGCCAGCCCACTATCAAACCAAATCTAGAAATTGCGCGGCAAACTGCCTTGCACCTTGCAGTCATGAACAAGAATGTAGAATGTGTTCAAGTCTTGTTAGAACACAATGCTAATCCAAACATTGCCAACAGTAAGGGACTGACACCGACGCACATGGCTGCAATAACATCTCAAGAAGTTGTGATAAATCTCATATTTCAGAGATCAAAGTGCCCCGCTGATATAGATAGCTTCAAGGACTTTACAAGAAGAACAACACGCCAGGTTTTAGAGCAAACCTTTCCACATATGTCACTTCCACCGGTACTGGATAGGAAAACGGATGTCGGtgatttaaaatattttttagattGTAACGACGAAGAGAGTTATTTGACCTATGCAGAAGATGTAGCAATGACTCCTGAACAAATTGCAGACATGATAAAATTAGCAGCAAAACATGATTTGGCTAAAGTCATCAAGTTTTTAATTCGGcttgaaaatgaagagaatcgGATACTTCTAGCAGAGGCCGCTGATATAGCTGCTGAGAGAGGTCACTGCAAAGTCCTTGAGGAGTTATTTGATGGGGGAGCAGAGCGCAGCGGTAGACTTTTAATCAAAGCTTGCCAAGAACTTGGATCCCATGCCGTTCGAGGATCCGATCGCGTGGCATGTGTCAGACTGATCTTATTGAAACCAGTAGATGTTCGTTGGGTTGATG aaaatggAAACACTGCATTGCACTACGCTGCTCGGGCAGAATCTTCTGAAATAATAAGCTTGTTGTTGAAAGCTGGGAGTTACATTGGTCACCAAAACCATCTAGGAATTCCTCCTATAGCAAATATATCACCTGAAACCATGTCTCGATATTTGGACGACTGTCTGCAAACCAACAAGGAATATGCCGATGATTATGAAGATTATGCAATTGAATTCAACTATCAATGCCTCGTTCCACATGGTCTGGTCACAAACCAGGATAGGGAGCATTTACTCGAAAAAGGGCCCATCAATTACAATAGAATCAGCATGGAGATGCAACCTTTGTCATACATAGCCAACAGTAATTTGCATCAACATTTGCTCAAGCATCCGATACTTTCCTCATTTCTTTACCTCAAGTGGCAACGAATCAGCCCAATTTTGTATGCTAACTTTATTTTctacgtaattttttattttctattgaaTGCTTACATATTATGCATGACCTGGAATAGCGATGATGATCCGCCGAGTGGAGAAACGGATTTGCTTAATAACAAAAGTAGTAATGGTAATATCAATGCTACCAATTTTTCAGTAGCGAGTTTGCAACACTACAGTACTTTATGGACCTTTACTACCATTGCCCTAGTAATTCTGATACTCAGAGAAATGCTACAGTTAATTTCATCTCCTTGGGATTATTTTCCCAGTCCTGAAAACTGGTTAGAGCTTTTATTAATTCTTTTAGGAATATCCTTACTTGGTGGAGCTGGACCTAAGGTTGGTGCAGTTGCAATTTTACTTTCTGCCTGGGAACTTGTTATACTAATTGGACAACACCCTCGGATGTCAACCGCAATTGAAATGTTCAAGACAGTAACGCTTAATTTTAtgcattttctatttttgtatGCTTTTCTAATACTTGCATTCGCGTTTGCTTTTTACGCTCTTTTTAAAGATGACGAAGGCAGCAACTTTCCTGATCCCGGGCATGCTCTTTTTAAAACAATCATCATGTTGACCGGTGAATTTGACGCGGATGAAATACCATTCCGAGCCCAGCCTATATTGAGTCACATTGTGTTCatcctctttgtttttttgatagCGATAGTACTTTTTAATCTCTTGAACGGCTTAGCTGTTAGCGACACAGCTGATATATTAGGCAAAGCGGAACTCGTAGGTTTAATTTCTAGGACGAAGCTTATCGCCTACGCCGAGAGTGTAGTCGTTGGTTCACCCATGATCAAGAGTCGATTGTGTTATTTCtctggaaaaaatttacagcGTAGTCAAATGAATCCACTGCGATTTCTTTCGacaaagattttatttttccccgacTTTATTCCAGAGGCTAAAGTCAGAGTTAAACCACTGCGGTGCAATACTGTGATACCTCTTGGGAAAACGGAGCCAAAAAACAAATGTTGGAAACTCAAGCTGGATCCTGATATAGTTGCGCAAGCGAAAGAAATTGTTTCATCCAGGGGACGCATTTCGGATTACgagaaaattatacattcgTTTAATCAGAGGTTCGAAAAACTAGAAGTATTGTTGAATCGTATCAACCTTGCTGTCagagaaaataattgcaacAACAATTACGATGTCTTGGGTAACTGA